A genome region from Maridesulfovibrio salexigens DSM 2638 includes the following:
- a CDS encoding hybrid sensor histidine kinase/response regulator has product MIDGDLKQRLLAAFRGESTDRMRVLSNDFMRLEKGCGKEDLSAVIESSYRELHSLKGAARAVGLGMVEEFCQAFESFFAVLKKDGLVPSDRICSIMLGWLDLLEDMLREEDDSRDFKVSPQVQVAISRMKELAESPQQIEAEGGEQDSDKVTLLEKKDFEVFGKADCTDAESSTDDTKPEESVEPLDQQRQDITTSSSMGDSVRVSSSFLTGLLLQTEELISSRNSQRSRVQDISEMDALLREFKLFFNDSQDKRIDSFSEEDAKLNALMDKKLDEFSRRFNALELSARRAERDLTLKIDSLLGDFKDSMLLPFSSLLDVFPRMVRTLSMEQGKECRMESSGENVRIDRRILEMLHDPLMHMMRNSIDHGIENSEDRKAADKDPVGRIFFSITQTDRDVVKIVYGDDGRGIDLERLKAVAVSQGLISADDVKKIDRRAALDLVFVSGMSTSEIITDISGRGLGMAIVRDKVESLGGSVVLASPAGKGFRVILNIPVALTSFRGIVVGAGGKNFVFPKSGVRKVMLVRQDDIVNTGGKETVFVLGRPHPLVGLSDILELGSQNNQSKSFPVLIVGKASKAVAISVDELSGEQDVMAKSMGPLLKRVRNVSGFSMLGSGELVPILHTPDMARTALGMHAAGKVRSVVHRQGVKERKTVLVAEDSITSRMLLKNVLEAAGYNVITAVNGLDALQKIEASLPDVLVSDVEMPQMDGFTLTAKVRKMDNSASLPIILVTSLGSAEDRERGVDAGADAYIIKSNFDQGNLLEVIGRLVG; this is encoded by the coding sequence ATGATTGACGGTGATCTAAAGCAAAGACTTTTAGCGGCGTTCAGAGGGGAAAGCACTGATCGCATGCGGGTCCTTTCCAATGATTTTATGAGATTGGAAAAAGGGTGCGGTAAAGAAGATCTTTCAGCCGTGATCGAATCTTCTTATCGTGAACTGCATAGTCTGAAAGGTGCGGCAAGAGCTGTCGGACTTGGAATGGTGGAGGAGTTTTGTCAGGCTTTTGAGTCCTTTTTTGCGGTGTTGAAGAAGGACGGTTTGGTCCCTTCCGATAGAATTTGTTCAATTATGCTGGGGTGGCTTGATTTGCTGGAGGACATGCTTCGTGAGGAGGATGATTCCCGGGATTTTAAGGTTTCTCCGCAGGTTCAAGTGGCTATTTCCCGCATGAAAGAATTGGCTGAATCACCGCAGCAGATTGAAGCCGAGGGCGGGGAGCAGGATTCGGATAAAGTTACCCTTTTAGAGAAAAAAGATTTTGAAGTGTTCGGAAAAGCAGACTGTACTGATGCTGAGAGCTCTACCGATGACACTAAGCCTGAGGAGAGCGTTGAACCGCTTGATCAGCAAAGACAGGACATCACCACTTCCTCTTCAATGGGTGATTCTGTCAGAGTAAGTTCCTCCTTTCTTACCGGCCTTCTTTTGCAGACAGAAGAGCTGATTTCTTCCCGCAATTCACAGCGTAGCAGAGTTCAGGACATCTCGGAAATGGATGCACTTCTGCGGGAATTCAAGCTGTTTTTTAATGATTCGCAGGACAAGCGAATTGATTCTTTTTCTGAAGAAGATGCGAAGCTCAATGCGCTTATGGATAAAAAACTGGACGAGTTTTCCAGAAGATTTAATGCGCTGGAACTCTCGGCGCGGCGTGCAGAGCGTGATCTTACTTTAAAGATTGATTCGCTTCTTGGTGATTTTAAAGATTCTATGCTGCTTCCCTTTTCTTCCTTGTTGGATGTTTTTCCCCGTATGGTCCGTACTTTGAGCATGGAGCAGGGCAAGGAGTGCAGGATGGAGAGTAGCGGCGAAAATGTGCGTATTGATCGCAGAATTCTTGAAATGCTGCACGATCCTCTTATGCATATGATGCGCAACTCCATTGACCACGGTATTGAGAATAGTGAAGACAGGAAAGCTGCCGATAAGGACCCTGTGGGCAGGATATTTTTTTCCATTACTCAGACTGATCGAGATGTGGTGAAGATCGTTTACGGTGATGATGGCCGGGGAATTGATCTGGAGCGCTTGAAAGCGGTAGCGGTAAGTCAGGGGCTTATTTCGGCTGACGATGTTAAGAAAATTGATCGCCGTGCAGCGCTGGATCTTGTTTTTGTTTCCGGTATGTCCACCAGTGAGATCATAACTGATATTTCCGGGCGCGGATTGGGCATGGCCATTGTCCGCGATAAGGTGGAATCCCTTGGCGGCAGCGTAGTTCTAGCCAGCCCTGCGGGGAAAGGGTTCAGGGTTATTTTGAACATCCCCGTGGCCCTGACATCATTCAGGGGTATTGTCGTCGGGGCCGGCGGTAAGAATTTTGTGTTCCCCAAATCTGGGGTGCGCAAGGTCATGCTGGTTCGGCAGGATGACATAGTTAACACCGGTGGCAAGGAGACTGTTTTTGTCTTGGGAAGGCCGCATCCTTTGGTTGGTCTTTCAGATATTCTTGAGCTGGGAAGTCAGAATAACCAAAGTAAGTCTTTCCCTGTCCTGATTGTAGGGAAAGCCAGCAAAGCTGTTGCCATAAGTGTTGATGAATTATCCGGTGAACAGGATGTAATGGCCAAGAGTATGGGACCGTTGCTTAAAAGGGTCCGCAATGTTTCAGGTTTTTCCATGCTTGGTTCCGGGGAACTTGTACCCATTCTTCATACTCCTGATATGGCTCGTACTGCTTTGGGAATGCATGCAGCGGGCAAGGTTCGGTCTGTTGTTCACAGGCAGGGAGTTAAGGAACGAAAAACTGTGCTTGTGGCTGAGGATTCCATCACCTCACGCATGCTTCTGAAGAATGTTCTTGAAGCTGCAGGTTACAACGTAATTACCGCTGTTAACGGTCTTGATGCCTTGCAGAAGATAGAAGCATCATTACCGGATGTTTTGGTTTCAGATGTTGAGATGCCTCAGATGGACGGCTTCACCCTGACAGCAAAAGTCCGAAAAATGGACAATAGTGCAAGTTTGCCCATCATTCTTGTCACCTCCCTTGGCTCGGCAGAGGACCGGGAGCGGGGGGTTGATGCCGGGGCTGATGCTTACATTATTAAATCAAATTTTGATCAGGGTAATTTGTTGGAGGTAATCGGGCGCTTAGTGGGGTGA
- a CDS encoding chemotaxis protein CheW, which translates to METNTLDYFKRESDRELLRKRAEKLALKISAETNEEEQKSGAREYVFFRMGSNAYGLETSVVKEVMIPEDIVSVPCTPDFHLGVMSVRGHLWAVVDLCVFLGTGDKLDSEKPGVVLLADEDMEFCIAVDEVLGVMPVADADIKSLPDGENLLTGFSIGLTEDRRTILNGYALLREESFIINEFVGGSRHGLS; encoded by the coding sequence ATGGAAACTAATACCTTGGATTATTTCAAACGTGAAAGCGACAGGGAGCTTCTTCGCAAGAGAGCGGAAAAGCTGGCCCTGAAAATTTCTGCAGAAACAAATGAAGAGGAGCAAAAGTCCGGCGCACGGGAATATGTTTTTTTTCGCATGGGTTCCAATGCTTATGGTTTAGAGACTTCAGTGGTCAAAGAAGTTATGATTCCTGAAGATATTGTTTCCGTTCCTTGCACCCCGGATTTTCATCTTGGGGTTATGAGTGTGCGCGGTCATTTATGGGCGGTAGTTGATTTATGTGTTTTCCTTGGAACCGGTGATAAGCTTGATTCCGAAAAGCCCGGTGTTGTTCTGCTGGCTGATGAGGATATGGAATTCTGCATAGCAGTAGATGAGGTTCTCGGGGTGATGCCTGTTGCTGATGCAGATATAAAATCTCTTCCTGACGGTGAAAACCTGCTGACCGGTTTCAGTATAGGACTCACTGAGGATCGCAGGACCATTCTTAATGGATACGCACTGCTGCGGGAAGAATCGTTCATCATCAATGAGTTTGTTGGCGGTAGTCGACACGGCCTGTCTTAA
- a CDS encoding CheR family methyltransferase: MKLRTPQQMINFLTDDRVSELADMVRNRFGLNFSSERWKDLRSAVVRFQREDSSFKTPAECLEYILSPTVGTDDLEQFINRLTIGETFFFRDTNALRVLEYEILRKISGRGSGLNGAARIWSTACSTGEEPYTLAMICRRSGVSAEIFGTDIDSKALIKAREGCYRKWSFRSEDTGFRDIFFRKVGSNSFLLDSSIKRMVNLSRLNLMDASVPVALQDMDVILCRNVLMYFSSAGVNSVLDKLWDCLTPGGWLVATPSESGLLSSHGRFEPVNVGGVLLYRKNENYVPECRMDFDGFKFRDDFKTSFSSAAEQFDFNAQLESTPADFVDLKFPEPEIPVPEVESVPEPPVIPRAGNDGAALLKQAGEVRMHGDTLKAVSLYKEVVEHENPREIKAAAFLGIAGIKADSGLTDEAALWCAKALELDRVSPCAHFLLGQICFQQGDLSTALAHMRNAVFLDSEFIMAHFLLGNIYLEQNDSNGALRHFRISMQELDKMDQDDPVPCSDNVTAGRLMEMVRLVQQQLVQ; encoded by the coding sequence ATGAAGCTGAGGACTCCGCAGCAGATGATTAATTTTCTGACTGATGACAGGGTTAGCGAATTGGCGGACATGGTCCGTAACAGGTTCGGCCTGAATTTTTCCTCGGAAAGGTGGAAGGATTTGCGCAGTGCTGTCGTTCGTTTTCAGCGAGAGGATTCGTCATTCAAAACCCCTGCCGAGTGTCTGGAATATATCCTTTCCCCGACAGTTGGAACTGATGATCTTGAGCAGTTTATTAATAGACTGACCATTGGTGAAACATTTTTCTTTCGCGATACCAATGCATTAAGAGTTCTGGAATATGAAATCCTGCGCAAAATTAGCGGCAGGGGGAGTGGGCTCAACGGTGCAGCCAGAATCTGGTCAACAGCCTGTTCAACTGGTGAAGAGCCCTATACCCTTGCTATGATCTGCCGCAGGTCTGGAGTCAGTGCTGAAATTTTCGGCACGGATATAGACAGCAAGGCTTTAATTAAAGCCCGTGAAGGGTGTTACCGCAAGTGGTCGTTTCGCTCAGAGGACACGGGATTCAGGGATATTTTTTTTCGAAAGGTCGGTTCCAATTCATTTCTTCTTGATTCGTCCATTAAAAGAATGGTCAATCTTTCTCGCTTGAATCTTATGGATGCATCGGTACCTGTGGCATTACAGGATATGGATGTTATTCTCTGCCGTAACGTTCTTATGTATTTTTCGTCTGCGGGAGTAAATTCTGTACTTGATAAACTCTGGGATTGTCTAACTCCGGGTGGCTGGCTTGTTGCTACTCCCAGTGAATCGGGGTTGCTCAGCAGTCATGGGCGTTTTGAGCCTGTGAATGTAGGTGGAGTTCTTCTGTATCGGAAAAATGAAAATTATGTACCGGAATGCCGAATGGACTTTGACGGGTTCAAATTTCGGGATGATTTTAAAACGTCATTCTCCTCAGCAGCAGAACAGTTTGATTTTAATGCCCAATTGGAGTCTACTCCGGCTGATTTTGTTGATTTAAAGTTTCCTGAACCGGAAATCCCCGTTCCTGAGGTTGAGTCTGTGCCTGAACCTCCTGTTATACCGAGAGCGGGGAATGACGGAGCGGCTTTGCTTAAGCAGGCTGGAGAAGTTCGGATGCACGGCGATACCCTTAAAGCTGTATCACTTTATAAAGAAGTGGTTGAGCATGAGAATCCGAGAGAAATCAAGGCTGCTGCATTTCTGGGAATTGCCGGGATCAAGGCTGATTCCGGTTTAACTGATGAAGCAGCTCTGTGGTGTGCGAAAGCTCTTGAGCTGGATCGGGTTTCTCCTTGTGCCCACTTTTTACTCGGGCAGATTTGTTTTCAGCAGGGAGATTTGAGTACGGCTTTAGCTCATATGCGTAATGCTGTTTTTCTGGATAGTGAATTTATTATGGCTCATTTCCTTCTCGGCAATATATATTTAGAGCAGAATGACAGTAATGGGGCATTGCGGCATTTTCGTATTTCTATGCAGGAGTTGGATAAAATGGATCAGGATGATCCTGTTCCCTGTTCAGATAATGTAACAGCCGGACGGTTGATGGAAATGGTTCGTTTGGTTCAGCAGCAGTTGGTTCAGTAG